A region from the Dinoroseobacter shibae DFL 12 = DSM 16493 genome encodes:
- a CDS encoding glycerophosphodiester phosphodiesterase family protein produces the protein MTPPLPRAFVTRPLAHRGLHDPTTARIENSRAAIEAAMQAGYGIEIDVQLTADGAALVFHDAELDRLTGETGPVRARSLAALQAIRLRGAADGPPELSEVMAHVGGRVPLLIELKDQSGSLGPESEALAAAVAGVIGAATDNIAVMSFNPHTVQHLARLLPSVPRGLTTMDFRTENTLSPEQQVRLNAIATFDAVGASFISHDRRSLDMDAVTRLRHRGVPVLTWTITSPAEAREALQAADNITFEGFLPPRPVPEA, from the coding sequence ATGACCCCGCCCCTGCCCCGGGCCTTCGTGACCCGGCCCCTGGCCCATCGCGGGCTCCACGACCCGACAACCGCGCGGATCGAGAACAGTCGTGCGGCCATAGAGGCGGCGATGCAGGCCGGCTACGGCATCGAGATCGACGTGCAATTGACCGCGGATGGCGCGGCGCTGGTCTTCCACGATGCCGAGCTTGACCGGCTGACGGGCGAGACCGGACCTGTGCGGGCGCGCTCCCTCGCGGCGCTGCAGGCGATCCGCCTGCGTGGGGCCGCAGATGGGCCACCGGAACTATCCGAAGTAATGGCCCATGTGGGTGGGCGCGTGCCGCTCCTGATCGAGCTGAAGGATCAGTCCGGCAGTCTTGGCCCCGAGAGCGAGGCGCTGGCCGCGGCGGTCGCGGGCGTGATCGGCGCGGCGACGGACAACATCGCGGTGATGTCGTTCAACCCACACACCGTCCAGCATCTCGCGCGGCTCCTGCCTTCGGTGCCGCGGGGTTTGACGACCATGGACTTCCGCACGGAAAACACGCTCAGCCCCGAACAACAGGTCCGGCTGAACGCCATCGCGACCTTCGACGCGGTCGGTGCGAGCTTCATCAGCCACGATCGTCGCAGCCTCGACATGGACGCGGTGACCCGGCTGCGGCACCGCGGTGTGCCTGTTCTGACCTGGACCATCACCAGCCCGGCGGAGGCGCGCGAGGCCCTGCAGGCTGCCGACAACATCACCTTCGAGGGGTTCCTGCCCCCGCGGCCCGTGCCGGAGGCTTGA
- a CDS encoding HlyD family type I secretion periplasmic adaptor subunit: MTGPAAKKFPARRQLLIGGIALAILVGGFGSWSVMANIAGAIIAPGQIEVDQNRQVVQHPDGGVVQRIAVDEGDTVATGDLLIQLDPTLLQTDLSIVEGQLFELMARRALLVAERDGQEEVIFDEELLLVSATSPEVADVMDGQRRLFEARNTSVETETEQLTRRRAQIGNQIEGIEAQQTALTQQLDLIEQELADQQSLLDRGLAQASRVLSLQREQARLLGSVGELTASKAEFEGRQTEIDIEILKLSTSRREEAISRLRDTQAQESELKQQRQALRERLSRLDIRAPLGGIVYDLSVFAERSVIRPAEPVLYIVPQDRPLIITSRVNPINVDEVYVGQEVNLRFSAFDQRLTPELKGKVVSVSPDAFVDEATGASFYRVETAPQEGEMEKLEGLDLIPGMPVEAFIRTADRTPIEYFVKPLSDYFNRAFREG, translated from the coding sequence ATGACCGGACCCGCGGCCAAGAAATTTCCCGCCCGGCGGCAGCTCTTGATCGGTGGGATTGCCCTCGCGATCCTGGTCGGCGGCTTCGGCAGCTGGTCGGTGATGGCCAATATCGCCGGCGCGATCATCGCCCCCGGTCAGATCGAGGTGGACCAGAACCGCCAGGTGGTCCAGCACCCTGATGGCGGCGTGGTCCAGCGCATCGCCGTGGACGAGGGCGATACGGTGGCGACCGGCGACCTGCTGATCCAGCTCGATCCGACGCTGTTGCAAACCGACCTCTCGATCGTCGAAGGACAATTGTTCGAACTGATGGCACGGCGGGCGCTGCTCGTGGCCGAGCGCGACGGTCAGGAGGAGGTGATCTTCGACGAGGAACTCCTGCTGGTTTCGGCGACCAGCCCGGAGGTCGCGGATGTCATGGACGGCCAGCGGCGCCTGTTCGAGGCGCGCAACACCTCCGTCGAGACCGAAACCGAACAGCTGACCCGGCGCCGGGCCCAGATCGGCAACCAGATCGAGGGGATCGAGGCCCAGCAGACCGCCCTGACCCAGCAACTCGACCTGATCGAGCAGGAACTTGCGGATCAGCAGAGCCTGCTCGACCGTGGCCTGGCCCAGGCCTCGCGGGTGCTGTCGCTGCAGCGGGAGCAGGCGCGGCTGTTGGGGTCGGTGGGCGAGTTGACCGCCTCCAAGGCTGAGTTCGAGGGGCGGCAGACCGAAATCGACATCGAAATACTGAAACTGTCGACCTCGCGCCGGGAGGAGGCGATTTCCCGGCTGCGCGACACGCAAGCCCAGGAATCGGAACTCAAGCAGCAGCGCCAGGCCTTACGCGAACGGCTCAGCCGTCTCGATATCCGCGCGCCACTCGGGGGGATCGTCTATGACCTGTCGGTTTTTGCCGAACGCTCGGTGATCCGCCCGGCGGAACCGGTGCTCTATATCGTGCCGCAGGACCGGCCCTTGATCATCACAAGCCGGGTCAATCCGATCAACGTGGACGAAGTCTATGTGGGCCAGGAGGTGAACCTGCGGTTTTCGGCCTTCGACCAGCGGCTGACACCGGAGTTGAAGGGCAAGGTCGTGAGCGTCTCGCCGGATGCCTTCGTGGACGAGGCGACCGGCGCATCCTTCTACCGGGTGGAAACCGCGCCGCAGGAAGGCGAGATGGAGAAGCTGGAAGGGCTCGACCTGATCCCCGGCATGCCGGTAGAAGCATTCATCCGCACCGCGGACCGCACGCCGATCGAGTATTTCGTCAAACCGCTGAGCGATTATTTCAACCGCGCCTTCCGGGAAGGCTGA
- a CDS encoding Hint domain-containing protein, producing MAKSDGDHTYTSLGWPNDAYYLAEGTELNVMKMSLVDKDEDGDIGPGDMINGLEVTDSYLGDWIGFDSGEGEQWVYGVTFYLEDGSQVFMATDGTQLQDAKSTGCKWVLESTDVPVKQITAPCFVAGTRILTPEGVVPVETLRPGDLVQTRDHGAQPVLWVGRRTLPGSEALAPIRFSPDALGSDRPLYVSPQHRMLLSDPRLLLLFEEAEVLAAALHLVNGHSVVQAPRARVTYIHLLFARHEIVYAEGIPSESFHPGMAGLAGFGDAARDELLGFFPQLADLDAGFGPCARRVLRAHEAAVAAQLVIGRGAHAAMAA from the coding sequence GTGGCGAAGTCTGACGGAGATCACACCTATACAAGCCTGGGCTGGCCGAACGACGCCTACTATTTGGCCGAGGGCACGGAGCTGAACGTCATGAAGATGTCCCTCGTCGACAAGGACGAGGACGGCGATATCGGCCCCGGCGACATGATCAACGGCCTGGAAGTCACAGACTCGTATCTCGGCGACTGGATCGGCTTCGACTCCGGCGAAGGCGAGCAGTGGGTCTATGGTGTGACCTTCTACCTCGAAGACGGGTCGCAGGTCTTCATGGCCACCGATGGCACCCAATTGCAGGATGCCAAGTCTACGGGTTGCAAATGGGTGCTGGAGAGCACCGATGTGCCTGTCAAGCAGATCACCGCCCCTTGTTTCGTCGCGGGAACGCGTATCCTGACCCCCGAAGGAGTCGTGCCGGTCGAAACCTTGCGCCCCGGGGATCTTGTGCAGACGCGGGATCACGGGGCGCAGCCCGTGCTCTGGGTCGGGCGCAGGACCCTTCCGGGCAGCGAGGCCCTGGCGCCGATCCGCTTCTCGCCCGACGCGCTCGGATCCGACCGCCCGCTCTACGTATCCCCCCAGCATCGGATGCTGCTGTCGGATCCCCGCCTCTTACTCCTCTTCGAAGAGGCTGAGGTCCTTGCCGCCGCCCTGCACCTCGTCAATGGCCACAGCGTGGTACAGGCGCCACGCGCGCGCGTGACCTATATCCACCTGCTATTTGCACGGCACGAGATCGTCTATGCCGAGGGGATCCCGAGCGAGAGCTTTCATCCCGGCATGGCCGGTCTCGCGGGCTTTGGCGATGCCGCGCGAGACGAGCTCTTGGGCTTTTTCCCGCAGCTGGCAGACCTTGATGCCGGTTTCGGCCCCTGCGCCCGCCGCGTGTTGCGCGCCCATGAGGCCGCGGTCGCAGCACAGCTGGTCATCGGCCGCGGCGCGCATGCCGCGATGGCGGCCTAG
- a CDS encoding 4a-hydroxytetrahydrobiopterin dehydratase yields MAQKLDDSTRDEHLAPLMRAGWEMVEGRDAIKKTFVFGDFTEAFAFMTGTALWAEKWDHHPEWSNVYKTVEVTLTTHDVGGLSELDIKLASKMDNLA; encoded by the coding sequence ATGGCACAGAAACTGGATGACAGCACACGGGACGAGCACCTTGCGCCGTTGATGCGCGCGGGCTGGGAGATGGTCGAGGGGCGCGACGCGATCAAGAAGACCTTCGTGTTCGGCGACTTCACCGAGGCGTTCGCCTTCATGACCGGCACAGCCCTTTGGGCAGAGAAATGGGACCATCACCCGGAATGGAGCAACGTCTACAAGACCGTCGAAGTGACGCTGACCACCCATGACGTGGGCGGTTTGTCGGAGTTGGATATCAAGCTCGCCAGCAAGATGGACAACCTCGCCTAG
- a CDS encoding RidA family protein: MSGKFETRLAELGVSLPDAAAPAANYVPFVIVGNMVHVSGQLPAADGNMVLGKLGADLDVDAGAAAAKRCAINLLAQVKVACGGDLDRLERVVKLVGFVNSTPDFEDQPKVINGASDFMVEALGDTGRHARSAVSAAALPFGVAVEIEGLFQIRP; this comes from the coding sequence ATGTCTGGAAAATTCGAAACGCGCCTGGCCGAGCTTGGGGTGAGCTTGCCCGACGCGGCCGCGCCGGCGGCGAACTACGTGCCATTCGTGATCGTCGGGAACATGGTGCATGTCTCCGGGCAACTGCCCGCGGCCGACGGGAACATGGTGCTCGGCAAGCTGGGCGCGGACCTTGACGTCGACGCGGGCGCAGCCGCGGCCAAGCGTTGCGCGATCAATCTGCTGGCCCAAGTCAAGGTGGCCTGCGGCGGGGATCTCGACCGGCTGGAGCGGGTGGTGAAGCTGGTGGGCTTCGTCAACTCGACCCCCGATTTCGAAGATCAGCCCAAGGTGATCAATGGCGCGTCGGATTTCATGGTCGAGGCGCTCGGCGACACCGGACGCCATGCGCGCTCGGCGGTCAGTGCCGCGGCCCTGCCCTTCGGCGTGGCCGTCGAGATCGAGGGCCTGTTCCAGATCCGCCCATGA
- a CDS encoding GNAT family N-acetyltransferase, whose protein sequence is MIPDPLPDPDRAAARETQIEISVVGRLDEIGAADWDACACPEVADGGRPDDPFTTYRFLHALEASGSIGAGSGWGPRYLVARTEDQVIAVAPLYAKSHSQGEFIFDHNWAHAYERAGGRYYPKLQIAVPFTPATGRRLLVRPGYEGIGQSALVQGAVQVAAEAEVSSLHITFCTEAEAEAGAAMGLMHRVSQQFHWVNRGYADFDGFLADLSSRKRKNIRKERQTAHAFGGEIQQITRDDLRPEHWDAFWVFYQDTGARKWGTPYLTRRFFDIAQETLRDDMMLVLAHRAGRPVAGALNFVGRDALYGRYWGCVEDHPCLHFEACYYQAIEFAIAHGLGTVEAGAQGAHKLARGYLPAQTHSLHWVRDQGFAEAIQRYLEAEKDAVGEEIEVMTSYGPFKKTLSED, encoded by the coding sequence ATGATCCCCGACCCCCTGCCCGACCCGGACCGCGCGGCAGCGCGCGAGACCCAGATCGAGATTTCGGTCGTGGGGCGTCTGGACGAGATCGGGGCCGCGGACTGGGACGCCTGCGCCTGCCCGGAGGTCGCGGATGGCGGGCGTCCGGATGATCCTTTCACGACCTATCGGTTTCTGCATGCGCTGGAGGCGTCAGGCTCCATCGGGGCAGGGAGCGGCTGGGGCCCGCGTTACCTGGTGGCGCGCACGGAGGATCAGGTGATCGCGGTCGCACCGCTTTATGCCAAGTCCCACAGCCAGGGCGAGTTCATCTTCGATCACAACTGGGCCCATGCCTATGAGCGGGCAGGCGGGCGGTACTATCCCAAGCTGCAGATCGCGGTCCCTTTTACCCCGGCCACGGGGCGGCGGCTCCTGGTGCGACCAGGTTACGAGGGGATCGGGCAATCGGCACTCGTTCAGGGCGCGGTCCAGGTGGCCGCGGAGGCGGAAGTCAGCTCGCTGCACATTACCTTCTGCACCGAGGCGGAGGCCGAAGCCGGGGCCGCGATGGGGCTCATGCACCGGGTGTCGCAGCAGTTTCACTGGGTGAACCGGGGTTATGCGGATTTCGACGGGTTTCTTGCAGACCTGTCATCGCGCAAGCGCAAGAATATCCGCAAGGAGCGGCAGACGGCCCATGCGTTCGGCGGCGAGATCCAACAGATCACCCGCGACGATTTGCGGCCCGAACACTGGGACGCGTTCTGGGTGTTCTACCAGGACACGGGCGCGCGCAAATGGGGCACACCTTACCTCACGCGGCGTTTTTTCGACATCGCCCAGGAAACCCTGCGCGACGACATGATGCTGGTACTGGCCCATCGCGCGGGGCGGCCCGTGGCCGGGGCGCTGAACTTCGTCGGGCGCGATGCGCTTTACGGGCGCTACTGGGGCTGTGTCGAGGATCACCCCTGCCTGCATTTCGAGGCGTGCTATTACCAGGCGATCGAGTTCGCGATTGCCCATGGTCTCGGCACGGTGGAGGCCGGGGCGCAGGGCGCGCACAAGCTGGCGCGCGGCTACCTGCCGGCACAGACCCATTCGCTGCACTGGGTGCGCGACCAAGGGTTTGCCGAGGCGATCCAGCGTTATCTGGAGGCCGAGAAGGATGCCGTGGGCGAGGAAATCGAAGTGATGACGAGCTATGGCCCGTTCAAGAAAACACTGTCGGAGGATTGA
- the accD gene encoding acetyl-CoA carboxylase, carboxyltransferase subunit beta: MNWISNYVRPTINSLFSRREVPENLWRKCPECGTMLFHRELSDNLFVCISCDHHMAITPRQRFEALFDGGVFSEVKVPAPIADPLQFKDQKKYPERMKSAVKATGEPEAMLVAEGEIGRTPIVAAAQDFSFMGGSMGMYVGNAIIAAAERAVALKRPLILFSAAGGARMQEGILSLMQMPRTTVAVQMLKEAGLPYIVVLTHPTTGGVTASYAMLGDVQIAEPNALICFAGPRVIEQTIREKLPEGFQRAEYLLDHGMLDRVTHRMKLRDELIRITRMLLGLGPAIVGDLPAPDPAPATPEPQKAAPSAPAQDKPGAGRS, encoded by the coding sequence ATGAACTGGATTTCCAACTACGTCCGCCCCACGATCAACTCGTTGTTTTCGCGGCGGGAAGTGCCGGAGAACCTGTGGCGCAAATGCCCTGAATGCGGCACCATGCTGTTTCACCGGGAACTGTCGGACAACCTGTTCGTCTGTATCAGCTGCGATCACCACATGGCGATCACCCCGCGCCAGCGCTTCGAGGCGCTGTTCGACGGCGGTGTGTTTTCCGAGGTGAAGGTGCCCGCACCCATTGCCGACCCGCTCCAGTTCAAGGATCAGAAGAAGTATCCCGAGCGGATGAAGAGCGCCGTGAAAGCAACGGGCGAGCCCGAGGCGATGCTGGTAGCCGAAGGCGAGATCGGCCGCACCCCCATCGTCGCCGCGGCCCAGGATTTCAGCTTCATGGGCGGCTCCATGGGGATGTATGTGGGCAATGCGATCATCGCCGCGGCCGAACGGGCGGTGGCGCTGAAGCGTCCGTTGATCCTGTTTTCGGCTGCGGGTGGCGCGCGCATGCAGGAAGGCATTCTCAGCCTGATGCAGATGCCCCGCACCACCGTGGCCGTGCAGATGCTCAAGGAAGCGGGACTGCCTTACATCGTCGTTCTCACCCACCCGACCACGGGCGGGGTGACCGCATCCTATGCCATGCTGGGCGATGTTCAAATCGCCGAGCCCAATGCGCTGATCTGCTTCGCGGGCCCCCGGGTGATCGAGCAGACGATCCGCGAGAAACTGCCCGAGGGCTTCCAGCGCGCGGAATACCTGCTGGATCACGGGATGCTCGATCGGGTGACCCACCGGATGAAACTGCGCGACGAGTTGATCCGCATCACCCGCATGCTGCTGGGTCTCGGGCCGGCCATTGTCGGTGACCTTCCGGCGCCCGATCCCGCGCCCGCGACGCCGGAGCCCCAGAAGGCGGCCCCGAGCGCACCTGCGCAGGACAAACCCGGCGCAGGACGGTCGTGA
- a CDS encoding MlaA family lipoprotein, with product MFQSLTRALVCLAVITTLGACASPNRPDEVIDPFEPANRGVHNFNKALDKAILREASEAYVTLVPDPLVQGISNATGNLEQPARILNNVLQGRAENALHNMFRFLVNTTMGLGGLLDPATAMGLQELDTDFGETMYVWGVGEGPFVSVPLLGPHTSRHLSGRAVDIVIDPIGELVTFTRPLTVRAGLFTVEQLKDRAEFGSVVDDLLYNSIDSYASTRILYLQNRRFRLGSGTGNDYLDPYDDFGGDPSVALIEGGAPADDLYFDPYEDPYVE from the coding sequence ATGTTTCAGTCCCTGACCCGCGCCCTTGTCTGCCTTGCGGTGATCACCACACTCGGGGCCTGTGCCTCGCCCAACCGCCCGGACGAGGTGATCGACCCGTTCGAGCCTGCCAACCGGGGTGTGCACAATTTCAACAAGGCGCTGGACAAGGCGATCCTGCGCGAGGCGTCCGAAGCCTATGTCACCCTGGTTCCGGACCCTCTGGTGCAGGGCATCAGCAACGCGACCGGAAACCTCGAGCAGCCCGCCCGGATCCTCAACAACGTGCTGCAGGGGCGCGCAGAGAATGCGCTGCACAACATGTTCAGATTCCTCGTGAATACGACCATGGGGCTCGGCGGTCTGCTCGATCCGGCCACCGCCATGGGCCTGCAGGAGCTCGACACCGACTTCGGCGAAACCATGTATGTCTGGGGCGTGGGCGAGGGGCCCTTCGTGTCGGTCCCGCTGCTCGGGCCGCATACCTCTCGGCACCTGTCCGGACGGGCGGTCGACATCGTGATCGATCCCATCGGCGAGCTTGTCACCTTCACCCGACCCCTCACCGTGCGCGCGGGGCTCTTCACCGTCGAGCAACTCAAGGACAGGGCGGAGTTCGGATCGGTCGTGGACGACCTGCTCTACAACAGCATCGACAGCTACGCCTCTACACGCATTCTTTACCTGCAGAACCGGCGCTTCCGGCTTGGGAGTGGGACCGGAAACGATTATCTCGATCCCTACGACGATTTCGGCGGAGACCCCTCCGTGGCCCTGATCGAGGGCGGCGCCCCTGCCGACGACCTTTACTTCGATCCCTACGAGGACCCCTATGTCGAGTAA
- a CDS encoding bifunctional folylpolyglutamate synthase/dihydrofolate synthase: MNAPGSDLLLERLMTLHPKIIDLTLDRVWRLLATLDHPERRLPPVVHIAGTNGKGSTLAMIRAGLEGAGQTCHAYTSPHLARFHERIRLAGELISEPDLAALLAECETANGGAPITYFEITTVAALLAFARTPADWTLLEVGLGGRLDATNVIDTPALCVITPVSYDHQQFLGDTLPEIAGEKAGILKRGVTCVVGPQQDAALEVIEDRAARVGAPLRAHGQHWHVSVEHERLVYQDETGLLDLPLPVLPGPHQIENAGMALAALRALGTGDPEPALTKAQWPARMQRLRHGPLVELAPEVELWLDGGHNPAAGLALAATLAGLPERPTYLICGMLKTKDVAGFLRPLAARAKALHAVSIPGEAATLTAAETAAHAAALGLPSLQAANVAAALAQIAAEDPGARVVICGSLYLAGAVLRENG; encoded by the coding sequence GTGAACGCGCCCGGCTCCGACCTGCTGCTGGAGCGTCTGATGACGCTTCACCCCAAGATCATCGACCTGACCCTCGACCGGGTCTGGCGCCTGCTGGCGACGCTCGATCACCCTGAACGACGCTTGCCGCCCGTGGTCCATATCGCGGGCACCAATGGCAAGGGCTCGACGCTGGCGATGATCCGCGCGGGGCTGGAAGGGGCGGGGCAGACCTGTCACGCTTATACCTCGCCGCATCTCGCACGGTTTCACGAGCGCATCCGCCTGGCCGGAGAGCTGATTTCCGAGCCGGATCTCGCCGCCCTTCTGGCGGAATGCGAGACCGCCAACGGTGGCGCGCCCATCACCTATTTCGAGATCACGACCGTCGCGGCCCTTCTGGCCTTCGCCCGCACGCCCGCCGACTGGACCCTGCTGGAGGTCGGCCTCGGCGGGCGGCTCGATGCGACCAACGTGATCGACACGCCCGCGCTCTGCGTCATCACGCCGGTGTCCTACGATCACCAGCAGTTTTTGGGCGACACCCTGCCCGAGATCGCGGGCGAGAAGGCGGGCATCCTGAAACGCGGCGTGACCTGCGTGGTCGGCCCACAACAGGACGCCGCGCTGGAGGTGATCGAGGATCGCGCCGCCCGTGTCGGCGCGCCACTGCGCGCCCATGGGCAGCACTGGCATGTGAGCGTGGAGCATGAACGGTTGGTCTACCAGGACGAAACCGGGCTTCTGGACCTCCCCCTGCCGGTCCTGCCGGGACCCCACCAGATCGAGAATGCAGGCATGGCGCTTGCCGCCCTGCGCGCGCTCGGCACCGGCGATCCGGAGCCCGCGCTGACCAAGGCTCAATGGCCCGCGCGGATGCAGCGGCTGCGCCATGGGCCCTTGGTGGAGCTCGCGCCGGAGGTCGAGCTCTGGCTCGACGGCGGGCACAACCCGGCGGCAGGCTTGGCGCTGGCCGCGACCCTCGCCGGACTGCCGGAACGTCCGACCTATTTGATCTGCGGTATGCTCAAGACCAAGGACGTGGCGGGCTTCCTGCGCCCTCTCGCAGCGCGGGCCAAGGCCCTGCATGCGGTCTCCATCCCCGGGGAAGCTGCGACCCTGACCGCGGCCGAGACCGCCGCCCATGCCGCAGCTCTCGGCCTGCCGAGCCTGCAAGCGGCAAATGTCGCCGCGGCGCTGGCGCAAATCGCGGCCGAGGATCCCGGCGCGCGTGTCGTGATCTGTGGCTCGCTCTACCTCGCCGGCGCCGTGCTGCGCGAAAACGGCTGA
- a CDS encoding MlaC/ttg2D family ABC transporter substrate-binding protein codes for MSSNLSRRRVLRTLGAFALSLPFAGLLGPRPVQALNTNEAKDLVGRLVGEIDAAINSGKTGSALYREFERIFERYADVDIIAQSVLGVEWRSASNAQRRAYTDAFKTYISRKYGRRFQEFVGGRIEVNSARPVRSFFEVKSTAFLRGEAPFEVIFLVSDRSGRDLFFNIVIEGVNLAITERTEIGALLDRNGGNLDAMIQALRNTT; via the coding sequence ATGTCGAGTAACCTTTCCCGCCGCCGCGTGCTCCGCACTCTGGGTGCCTTCGCCCTGAGCCTGCCCTTTGCCGGACTGCTCGGACCACGGCCCGTCCAGGCCCTCAACACCAACGAGGCCAAGGATCTTGTCGGGCGGCTCGTGGGCGAGATCGACGCGGCGATCAACTCGGGCAAGACCGGCTCGGCCCTCTATCGCGAGTTCGAACGCATCTTCGAGCGCTACGCGGATGTGGACATCATCGCGCAATCGGTTCTCGGCGTGGAATGGCGCTCGGCCTCCAACGCCCAGCGGCGTGCCTACACGGACGCGTTCAAGACCTATATCTCGCGCAAATACGGACGTCGTTTCCAGGAGTTCGTCGGCGGCCGGATCGAGGTGAACAGTGCACGTCCCGTGCGCAGCTTCTTCGAGGTGAAATCGACCGCGTTCCTGCGGGGCGAGGCCCCGTTCGAAGTGATTTTCCTGGTGTCCGACCGTTCGGGGCGCGACCTGTTCTTCAACATCGTCATCGAAGGCGTGAACCTCGCGATCACGGAGCGGACCGAGATCGGCGCGCTGCTGGACCGCAACGGGGGCAATCTCGACGCGATGATCCAGGCGTTGCGCAATACAACCTGA
- a CDS encoding type I secretion system permease/ATPase produces MAPRTSPNAGKGLEELGAIRRANMPLFAWVFVFSIFVNALMLTGPLYMLQVYDRVLGSQSEETLLALSVLVAFLFLMMGILDWARGRVLARAGARMQDTLDQRVFSASLRKSLRQGQTTASTGLRDLESMQRLLSSPALLAVFDIPWTPLFVAAIFMFHPWLGYLALVGGTFLILVTVLNQWLTSRPVSKANEASARAEMMSQQLAGGAETVESLGMRGAAFTRWSKVRAESLSETLTSSDRTGGFSTLTKTFRLFLQSAMLGLGAYLVLQGQLTAGAMIAGSILMGRALAPIEMAIGQWPLVQRAMKGRRDLIELLDAIPPDPERTPLPKPKARLVVEQLIVVPPGEAQAALRSVSFTVSPGEACGVIGQSGAGKSTLARALTGIWPVAGGKIRLDGAALDQFGPDVLGTHIGYLPQQVVLFDGTIAENIARLAPQPDAQAVVDAAKRADAHEMILKLPKGYDTMLLGSQTRLSGGQMQRIGLARALYGDPVLLVLDEPNSNLDNSGSQALNAAVARMKKDGKAVLIMAHRPAAIEQCDTLLVLEGGSRKAFGPRDEVLKSMVSNHKEILKKAAGGVS; encoded by the coding sequence ATGGCGCCACGCACCTCCCCGAACGCGGGCAAGGGGCTCGAAGAACTGGGTGCGATCCGTCGCGCCAACATGCCGTTGTTCGCCTGGGTCTTCGTGTTCTCGATCTTCGTGAACGCCCTGATGCTGACCGGGCCACTCTACATGTTGCAGGTTTATGACCGGGTCCTGGGCAGCCAGTCGGAAGAGACCCTGCTGGCGCTGTCGGTACTGGTCGCATTTCTGTTTTTGATGATGGGGATCCTGGATTGGGCCCGCGGGCGTGTGTTGGCGCGGGCCGGGGCGCGCATGCAGGACACCCTAGACCAACGGGTGTTTTCGGCGTCGTTGCGCAAATCTTTGCGCCAGGGGCAGACCACGGCGTCGACCGGGTTGCGCGACCTGGAGTCGATGCAGCGACTGTTGTCTTCGCCGGCTCTTCTGGCGGTGTTCGACATTCCGTGGACGCCGCTCTTCGTGGCCGCGATCTTCATGTTTCACCCTTGGCTGGGCTATCTCGCCCTGGTGGGCGGGACATTCCTGATCCTGGTGACGGTGCTGAACCAATGGCTGACAAGTCGCCCGGTCAGCAAGGCGAACGAGGCCTCGGCCCGCGCCGAGATGATGTCGCAGCAACTGGCCGGGGGCGCGGAAACCGTCGAATCGCTCGGCATGCGCGGCGCGGCCTTCACACGCTGGAGCAAGGTGCGCGCGGAGTCCCTGTCGGAGACGCTGACATCCTCGGACCGGACCGGCGGCTTTTCCACCCTGACCAAGACATTCCGGCTGTTCCTGCAATCGGCGATGCTCGGGCTTGGCGCATATCTCGTCCTGCAGGGGCAATTGACCGCCGGGGCGATGATCGCAGGCTCGATCCTGATGGGCCGGGCCCTGGCGCCGATCGAGATGGCGATCGGACAATGGCCGCTGGTGCAGCGGGCGATGAAGGGACGGCGCGACCTGATCGAGTTGCTGGATGCCATCCCGCCCGACCCGGAGCGGACCCCCCTGCCCAAACCGAAGGCGCGGTTGGTGGTGGAGCAGCTGATCGTGGTGCCCCCGGGCGAAGCGCAAGCGGCCCTGCGGAGTGTGAGCTTCACGGTCTCGCCCGGGGAGGCGTGCGGGGTGATCGGGCAATCGGGCGCGGGCAAATCGACCCTGGCGCGGGCGCTGACCGGCATCTGGCCCGTGGCGGGCGGCAAGATCCGGCTCGATGGCGCGGCGCTGGACCAGTTCGGCCCGGATGTGCTGGGCACCCATATCGGCTACCTGCCGCAACAGGTTGTGCTCTTCGACGGCACCATTGCCGAGAACATCGCCCGGCTGGCCCCGCAGCCCGATGCCCAGGCGGTGGTGGATGCCGCCAAGCGTGCGGACGCCCACGAGATGATCCTGAAGCTGCCCAAGGGCTATGACACGATGTTGCTCGGCAGCCAGACCCGGCTTTCAGGCGGGCAGATGCAGCGGATCGGCCTGGCACGCGCACTCTACGGCGATCCGGTGCTGCTGGTGCTGGACGAGCCGAACTCGAACCTCGACAACTCCGGCAGCCAGGCCTTGAATGCGGCCGTGGCGCGGATGAAAAAGGATGGCAAGGCGGTGCTGATCATGGCCCACCGGCCCGCAGCGATCGAGCAATGCGATACGCTTCTGGTGCTGGAGGGCGGCTCGCGCAAGGCTTTCGGGCCACGGGACGAGGTGCTGAAATCCATGGTGTCGAACCACAAGGAAATCCTGAAGAAAGCCGCTGGAGGCGTGTCATGA